In Mangrovivirga cuniculi, the following proteins share a genomic window:
- a CDS encoding zinc-dependent peptidase, translating into MSDTLEFLLFGFLILVFIALPVILLFSMVFSVIRSTLIYFFPTLVNFFLIVYKLPVHRKKILEKYFKYYNDLPDEKLKEEFRKRVQRFIALKQFIPRGGLTEVSEEMKVLIAASAIQITFGYPSVYFKHFSRILIYPDNYYSTITGKYHKGEVNLRGLIVLSWKNFVEGYMDHTDGINLGIHEMSHALKFENKIVNKEYNYIPESAIRRFKYIALREMALLKKIDSHLFRGYASTNYHEFFAVSIENFFEKPLELFEFDRDLYFAVAQLLNQDILNSKYRIN; encoded by the coding sequence ATGTCGGATACTTTAGAGTTTTTACTTTTTGGCTTTCTAATACTGGTTTTTATTGCATTGCCGGTCATATTACTCTTTAGTATGGTTTTTAGCGTCATCAGGTCAACGCTTATTTATTTTTTCCCAACATTAGTTAATTTCTTCCTGATTGTTTATAAACTACCAGTACACAGGAAAAAAATCCTTGAGAAATATTTTAAGTACTACAATGACTTACCAGATGAAAAACTAAAAGAAGAATTCAGAAAAAGAGTTCAACGATTTATAGCACTAAAGCAATTCATTCCCAGAGGTGGTTTAACTGAAGTAAGTGAGGAAATGAAAGTATTAATAGCAGCTTCGGCCATTCAGATTACTTTTGGATATCCATCGGTTTACTTTAAACATTTCTCACGAATATTGATTTATCCCGACAATTATTATTCTACGATTACAGGTAAATACCATAAAGGTGAAGTCAATTTACGAGGATTAATCGTGCTATCCTGGAAAAACTTTGTTGAAGGATACATGGATCACACTGATGGCATTAACCTGGGAATTCATGAAATGTCTCATGCATTAAAATTTGAGAATAAGATTGTTAATAAAGAATACAATTACATTCCGGAATCGGCAATAAGAAGATTTAAATACATTGCATTACGCGAAATGGCATTATTAAAGAAGATCGACTCACACCTGTTCCGCGGCTATGCATCTACAAATTACCATGAGTTTTTTGCTGTTTCGATTGAAAACTTTTTTGAGAAGCCGTTAGAATTATTTGAGTTTGACAGAGATTTATACTTTGCAGTTGCACAACTTCTAAACCAGGATATTCTTAACAGTAAATACCGAATAAACTAA
- a CDS encoding CHAT domain-containing protein yields MKKIFFFLLYLSFFSFEVHSQNIDEKISENFYAGYNYIYTNYDSASHYFLAALELAQESGDIETQIQILEYLIFTSGYHYELERYFVYLNINNGLLNSVNPDSLSTDLQVYRQNQLLNEGNYYYKIKEYEKSKLSFQKLYNDLSTQQTDSLNKQKGETLLSTCNFLASIYKNTGKYELSDQYYEKAIMLIRNNPDIVKNEEVSIAATKLLTAQLYVEMEKYDEANNLFDEVIKTYTKMYKDKKMFKNNLITAYDKTAGNYLKQENYKKALNYLQQSEEILIDKDPFYKKILMLYGDIYSELNEDKKAINYYEKALTKYTEYHDGKPHQDISLIHLKIAEYYLKRGEITRGIQSTEKALNTITSNTKKEYSLPDPGEVYSKRLYLDLLEIRVKLLFSDYKNNNNQKSLNLAKESANVIFKTFDLLKKEFDSKIDKQYLVNKALPIFHAIIELGHSGYTKENDYSFMELAFTAAEKSKDLILLDAIRQTRAIKYAEVPEKVINKESIFRQKILTLEKELFDERSEKKISALNSQLNEIKLKYYDYLDSLRNHYPRYYDLKFNTSVINIEKVQKELLDENSEMIYYVLTEDHIFRFTIKKEAVDFDKIVLTKDFERKVKEVYSSLTSPSVDGLTSSETNLINELSKILFPEEIEEERLTVIRDGILNYLPFEVLNKNGNEILLKDHSVSYSNSATSLYSLKNAERDKKENKILAFAPSFNYEKDGFISLIYNEEEIENISQFFPSTLYTGDEADLPNFRSHVNNYRIIHFATHASANDLYPDYSYLVFSKSDSSENTLFIKDLYNMNIDVEMATLSACQTGIGKLEKGEGMISLSKGFYYAGVRSLVNSLWKINDRSTSVIMEYFYEELEDGKTKDVALKNAKLRYLESTSDPALKHPYYWAAFVSSGNQKEINDELPWITYLFAASIFVIVISYVTRKRIIRS; encoded by the coding sequence ATGAAAAAGATTTTTTTCTTTCTTCTTTATCTTTCTTTTTTTTCATTCGAGGTTCATTCCCAAAACATCGATGAAAAGATTAGCGAAAACTTTTATGCAGGGTATAATTATATCTATACAAATTATGATAGTGCCTCTCATTACTTTTTAGCTGCCCTTGAACTTGCCCAGGAATCTGGAGATATAGAAACACAAATACAGATTTTAGAATATCTGATTTTCACATCGGGTTATCATTATGAGCTGGAAAGATATTTTGTTTATTTAAACATAAATAACGGACTTTTGAACTCTGTTAATCCTGATTCCTTATCTACCGACTTACAAGTTTACAGGCAAAATCAACTTTTAAATGAAGGCAACTACTATTATAAAATCAAAGAGTACGAAAAATCAAAGTTGTCTTTCCAAAAGCTCTACAATGATCTTTCAACACAACAAACTGATAGCCTGAATAAACAAAAAGGGGAGACGCTTTTAAGTACATGTAATTTCCTCGCTTCGATCTATAAAAATACCGGTAAATACGAATTGTCTGACCAGTATTACGAAAAGGCCATAATGTTAATTAGAAACAACCCGGATATTGTTAAGAATGAGGAAGTCTCGATTGCAGCCACAAAACTACTTACCGCTCAGCTGTATGTTGAAATGGAAAAATATGATGAGGCAAATAATTTATTTGACGAAGTCATTAAAACTTATACAAAGATGTATAAGGATAAAAAAATGTTTAAAAACAACCTTATAACTGCTTATGATAAAACTGCTGGTAATTACTTAAAGCAGGAAAATTATAAAAAGGCACTTAATTATTTACAGCAAAGTGAAGAGATCTTAATTGATAAAGATCCCTTTTACAAAAAAATCTTAATGCTTTATGGGGATATATACTCAGAACTCAACGAAGATAAAAAAGCAATAAATTATTATGAAAAGGCATTAACTAAATACACTGAATATCACGATGGTAAACCTCATCAGGATATTTCATTAATTCACCTGAAGATAGCTGAGTATTATCTAAAGCGAGGAGAAATAACAAGAGGTATACAGTCCACTGAAAAAGCACTGAATACTATTACCAGTAATACAAAAAAAGAATACTCTCTCCCTGATCCCGGAGAAGTATATAGTAAACGACTTTATCTTGACCTACTTGAAATCAGGGTGAAATTGCTATTCTCAGATTATAAAAATAATAATAACCAAAAATCACTTAATCTGGCTAAGGAGTCTGCGAATGTTATTTTTAAAACTTTTGATCTGCTAAAAAAAGAATTTGATAGTAAAATCGACAAGCAGTACCTGGTTAATAAGGCTTTACCAATATTCCACGCAATAATTGAGTTGGGACATTCAGGTTATACCAAAGAAAACGACTATAGCTTTATGGAATTGGCTTTTACTGCTGCTGAAAAGAGTAAAGATCTTATACTCCTCGATGCGATTAGACAAACCAGAGCAATAAAATATGCAGAGGTACCTGAAAAAGTGATCAATAAAGAATCTATCTTCAGACAGAAAATATTAACACTTGAAAAAGAGCTATTTGATGAGAGGTCAGAAAAAAAGATTTCTGCACTTAATTCTCAATTAAATGAAATAAAACTAAAATATTACGATTACCTGGACAGCTTAAGAAATCATTATCCGCGTTATTATGACTTGAAATTTAACACCTCTGTGATAAACATAGAGAAGGTTCAAAAGGAGCTACTGGATGAAAATTCAGAGATGATTTATTATGTTTTGACAGAAGATCATATTTTCAGATTTACTATAAAGAAAGAAGCTGTTGATTTTGATAAAATTGTCCTTACCAAGGATTTCGAACGGAAAGTAAAAGAAGTTTATTCGTCTTTAACTTCTCCGTCAGTTGATGGCTTAACTAGTAGTGAAACAAATTTAATTAATGAACTAAGCAAAATACTTTTTCCGGAAGAAATCGAGGAAGAAAGGCTTACAGTAATCAGAGATGGGATTTTAAATTACCTCCCTTTTGAAGTTTTAAACAAAAACGGAAATGAGATTTTACTGAAAGATCATAGCGTCAGCTATTCAAACTCAGCTACTTCTTTGTATAGTTTAAAAAATGCAGAAAGGGATAAAAAAGAAAATAAAATACTGGCTTTTGCACCATCCTTTAATTACGAAAAAGATGGATTTATTTCATTAATTTATAATGAAGAAGAGATAGAAAATATAAGTCAGTTTTTCCCATCAACTCTTTATACCGGTGACGAAGCTGATCTACCCAATTTCCGTTCCCATGTAAATAATTATCGAATCATCCATTTTGCGACTCATGCTTCGGCAAATGATCTGTACCCGGATTATAGTTACCTGGTATTTAGCAAAAGCGATAGTAGTGAGAACACCCTTTTCATAAAAGACCTTTACAATATGAATATAGATGTCGAAATGGCCACTCTTAGTGCTTGCCAGACAGGAATAGGAAAATTGGAAAAAGGTGAAGGAATGATCAGTCTCTCCAAAGGATTCTATTATGCGGGAGTACGATCTCTGGTCAATTCCCTATGGAAGATCAATGACAGGTCAACCTCTGTGATAATGGAATATTTTTATGAAGAGCTCGAGGATGGAAAAACTAAAGATGTTGCTTTAAAAAATGCTAAATTAAGATATCTTGAATCGACCTCTGATCCTGCTTTAAA
- a CDS encoding methylated-DNA--[protein]-cysteine S-methyltransferase produces the protein MITIKSYQSPFGEIILGSYKEQLCLCDWKYRKMRTSIDSRIKKSLKSEFQPGDSQTINTATLQLDEYFQNKRVSFDLPLKMIGTDFQIDIWKKLMEIPYGETISYLELAEKAKNPKAIRAIASANGANSIALIIPCHRIIGSDGSMVGYAGGLKVKKELLKLEGVNFDHQMSLF, from the coding sequence ATGATCACAATAAAATCATATCAATCTCCATTCGGTGAAATTATCCTGGGCTCCTACAAAGAACAATTATGCTTATGTGACTGGAAATACAGAAAAATGAGGACCTCTATTGATTCTCGAATTAAAAAATCATTAAAATCTGAATTTCAACCGGGTGATTCTCAAACTATAAATACCGCAACCCTTCAATTAGATGAGTATTTCCAAAATAAAAGAGTGTCTTTTGATCTCCCTTTAAAAATGATTGGTACCGATTTTCAAATTGATATTTGGAAAAAATTAATGGAGATTCCCTATGGAGAAACAATTTCTTATTTAGAGTTAGCTGAAAAAGCCAAAAATCCCAAAGCAATCCGTGCGATTGCATCTGCCAATGGAGCCAATTCAATTGCCCTGATTATTCCCTGTCACAGAATTATTGGCTCGGACGGTAGCATGGTTGGATATGCTGGTGGCTTAAAAGTAAAAAAAGAGCTTTTAAAGCTGGAGGGAGTCAATTTTGATCATCAGATGTCATTGTTTTAA